One genomic region from Egicoccus sp. AB-alg6-2 encodes:
- a CDS encoding acyl-CoA dehydrogenase family protein: protein MGTVEETGFFQDPPRLHDEWAEDLALQRYLERVLPADVHEAVVPSLAEMGHLAATDLKTWSDAMDQPSEEPRLRGFDAWGNRVDEVETSPYWRRIAAVAHEHGVVATGYERANGAYSRVHQFALAYLFAPSSALYSCPLAMTDGAAKTLLVHGERDLVERAVPRLTSRDPATAWTSGQWMTERAGGSDVGRSETVARAEGPLWRLTGTKWFTSAVTADMALTLARPEGNGPGGRGLAMFYVEVRDDGGRLNDLRVLRLKSKLGTRQMPTAELALDGTLAHLVGPPADGTRNITPMLTVTRLWNAVTAASGLRRGLALARDYARRREAFQGALVDQPLHQATLAWLRVQHEASLQLAFRAVELLGRDEAGVATEREQQVLRLLLPITKLTTGKQAVAGASEALEAFGGAGYIEDTHLPQLLRDAQVLPIWEGTTNVLALDVLRALADGDLLAAYVEEVRRAAAAATSPATATVAELALDAADHATMWVTQAADAGQAALQHGARRLAMTLGRSLQAALLAAQAQHDLDVHGDGRAVAVAQRFAAEGLDLLEAPGERRAQDAALARDEPLPVPGAG from the coding sequence ATGGGCACCGTCGAGGAGACCGGGTTCTTCCAGGACCCCCCGCGGCTGCACGACGAGTGGGCCGAGGACCTCGCCCTGCAGCGCTATCTCGAGCGCGTCCTCCCCGCCGACGTCCACGAGGCGGTCGTGCCGTCGCTGGCCGAGATGGGGCACCTCGCCGCCACCGACCTCAAGACCTGGTCGGACGCGATGGACCAGCCGTCGGAGGAGCCGCGCCTGAGGGGCTTCGACGCGTGGGGCAACCGCGTCGACGAGGTCGAGACCTCGCCCTACTGGCGCCGCATCGCCGCCGTCGCGCACGAGCACGGCGTCGTGGCCACCGGCTACGAGCGTGCCAACGGCGCGTACTCGCGGGTGCACCAGTTCGCGCTCGCGTACCTGTTCGCGCCCTCGAGCGCGCTCTACAGCTGCCCGCTGGCGATGACCGACGGCGCCGCCAAGACCCTGCTCGTCCACGGGGAGCGCGACCTCGTCGAGCGCGCCGTCCCGCGGCTCACCAGCCGTGACCCCGCCACCGCCTGGACCTCCGGGCAGTGGATGACCGAGCGCGCGGGCGGCTCCGACGTCGGCCGCTCGGAGACCGTCGCCCGCGCCGAGGGGCCGCTGTGGCGGCTGACGGGCACGAAGTGGTTCACCTCGGCCGTCACCGCCGACATGGCGCTGACGCTGGCCCGCCCCGAGGGCAACGGCCCGGGCGGTCGCGGCCTGGCCATGTTCTACGTCGAGGTGCGCGACGACGGCGGACGCCTCAACGACCTGCGGGTCCTGCGGCTGAAGTCGAAGCTCGGCACCCGGCAGATGCCCACGGCCGAACTCGCCCTGGACGGGACGCTGGCGCACCTGGTCGGTCCGCCCGCGGACGGCACCCGCAACATCACGCCGATGCTGACGGTCACCCGGCTGTGGAACGCCGTCACCGCGGCCTCCGGTCTGCGGCGTGGCCTCGCGCTGGCGCGCGACTACGCCCGCCGCCGCGAGGCGTTCCAGGGCGCGCTCGTCGACCAGCCGCTGCACCAGGCGACGCTGGCCTGGCTGCGGGTGCAGCACGAGGCGTCGTTGCAGCTCGCGTTCCGGGCCGTGGAACTGCTGGGACGTGACGAGGCCGGCGTCGCGACCGAGCGCGAGCAGCAGGTGCTGCGCCTGCTGCTGCCGATCACCAAGCTGACGACCGGAAAGCAGGCGGTGGCGGGCGCGTCCGAGGCCCTGGAGGCGTTCGGCGGCGCCGGCTACATCGAGGACACCCACCTGCCCCAGCTCCTGCGCGACGCGCAGGTGCTGCCGATCTGGGAGGGGACGACCAATGTCCTCGCCCTGGACGTGCTGCGCGCACTGGCCGACGGCGACCTCCTGGCCGCCTACGTCGAGGAGGTGCGTCGCGCGGCCGCGGCGGCCACCTCCCCCGCGACGGCGACGGTCGCCGAGCTGGCCCTCGACGCCGCCGACCACGCCACGATGTGGGTCACCCAGGCCGCCGACGCCGGGCAGGCCGCCCTCCAGCACGGAGCCCGGCGCCTCGCGATGACGCTCGGACGCTCCCTGCAGGCGGCCCTGCTGGCGGCGCAGGCGCAGCACGACCTCGACGTCCACGGCGACGGACGCGCGGTCGCGGTCGCCCAGCGGTTCGCCGCCGAGGGACTCGACCTGCTCGAGGCACCCGGCGAGCGCCGCGCGCAGGACGCCGCCCTGGCACGCGACGAGCCCCTGCCCGTGCCCGGGGCGGGTTGA
- a CDS encoding TrmH family RNA methyltransferase, which translates to MDPAYAVELARSSRRDATRVRLEGVHALKHAVRFGADVEVVLSPDVATLRRLLQELAPDVELPVPVVAVDDDTWRSVVGRELPSPSLAVARRPTVPAVPGTDAPGRVVVLEHPRHLGNLGAVVRVAAAADAAGVVVVGDADPWHPTAVRAGAGLQFALGACGRVEVLPDLGRPLVALDPDGEDLRPGALPPDAAVLLGTERGGLGARLRERADLVVRIPMRTGVSSLNLATAAAVVLYA; encoded by the coding sequence ATGGATCCAGCGTACGCCGTGGAGCTGGCACGCTCCTCGCGACGTGATGCCACCCGGGTGAGGTTGGAGGGGGTGCACGCGCTCAAGCACGCGGTGCGGTTCGGCGCCGACGTCGAGGTGGTCCTGAGCCCCGACGTCGCGACCCTGCGGCGGCTGCTGCAGGAGCTGGCCCCCGACGTCGAGCTGCCGGTGCCCGTGGTCGCCGTCGACGACGACACCTGGCGGAGCGTGGTCGGCCGCGAGCTGCCGTCGCCGTCGCTGGCCGTCGCGCGCCGACCGACGGTGCCGGCGGTGCCCGGCACCGACGCGCCCGGCCGCGTGGTCGTGCTCGAACACCCGCGCCACCTCGGCAATCTCGGGGCCGTGGTGCGCGTCGCGGCGGCCGCCGATGCGGCCGGCGTGGTGGTGGTCGGCGACGCCGATCCCTGGCATCCGACGGCGGTGCGCGCCGGTGCCGGCCTGCAGTTCGCCCTGGGCGCCTGCGGCCGCGTCGAGGTGCTGCCCGACCTCGGTCGGCCGCTGGTGGCCCTCGACCCCGACGGCGAGGACCTGCGGCCCGGCGCCCTGCCGCCCGATGCGGCGGTGCTGCTCGGGACCGAACGCGGTGGGCTCGGCGCCCGGCTGCGGGAGCGGGCCGACCTCGTCGTCCGCATTCCGATGCGCACCGGCGTGTCGAGCCTCAACCTCGCCACGGCCGCCGCGGTGGTCCTCTACGCCTGA
- a CDS encoding FxsA family protein → MPLLLVLAFVVVPLVELTVILQVGQLIGTAPTVVLLVLDSLLGAWLLKREGRRAWQQFRAALDQLRWPGDEVAQGALILVGGTLLLAPGFVTDVVGFLLLLPPSRRILARQLRRRLNPLGTDAGRSDRAGRSDRAGRGGRGGRRRDPDAKQVLDVEVVEIQRDEPGPDRRDLPPSPPAG, encoded by the coding sequence ATGCCGCTGCTCCTCGTGCTCGCCTTCGTCGTCGTCCCGCTCGTCGAGCTGACCGTCATCCTCCAGGTCGGTCAGCTCATCGGGACCGCACCGACCGTGGTGCTGCTGGTGCTCGACAGCCTCCTCGGGGCCTGGCTGCTGAAGCGGGAGGGCCGCCGCGCGTGGCAGCAGTTCCGCGCCGCCCTCGACCAGTTGCGCTGGCCCGGCGACGAGGTCGCGCAGGGCGCGCTGATCCTCGTCGGGGGGACGTTGCTGCTGGCTCCCGGGTTCGTCACCGACGTCGTCGGCTTCCTGCTGCTGCTCCCGCCGAGCCGCCGCATCCTGGCACGCCAGCTCCGTCGCCGCCTCAACCCGCTGGGCACGGACGCCGGCCGCAGCGACCGCGCCGGCCGCAGCGACCGCGCCGGTCGCGGCGGCCGCGGCGGTCGTCGGCGCGATCCCGACGCGAAGCAGGTCCTCGACGTCGAGGTGGTCGAGATCCAACGCGACGAGCCCGGCCCCGACCGGCGCGACCTTCCGCCCTCGCCGCCCGCCGGCTGA
- the ccrA gene encoding crotonyl-CoA carboxylase/reductase: MEAIRQAIVDHAPGEELARIPLPETMRAAVVRKSEIELFAGLPTQDKDPRKSLHIDEVPIPPLGPNEVLIAPMASALNYNTVWTSIFEPVSTFGFLAKLGREGELGARHDLDYHVVGSDAAGVVLRTGPGVTQWRPGDRVTVHCNSVDLEGPEGHEDSMLDASQRIWGFETNFGSLADVSLVKANQLMPMPTHLSWEEAASLGLVLATSYRMLVGENAARMKQGDVVLIWGATGGIGGFATQLVLNGGGIPVCVVSSEEKAQVLRAIGAEHVIDRKAEGYRFTDDDGRPDYAEMRRFGKKIRELVGRDPDIVFEHPGRTTFGASVFVARRGGTIVTCASTSGYLHEYDNRYLWMHLKRILGSHFANYHEAWQANRLVDLGMIHPILSKTYPLEQAAQGAYEMHHNLHAGKIGVLVGAPEEGLGVLDHAKRERHAERIAAFRAFE; encoded by the coding sequence ATGGAGGCGATCCGCCAGGCGATTGTGGACCACGCTCCGGGCGAGGAGCTCGCACGCATCCCGCTGCCCGAGACGATGCGGGCCGCGGTGGTACGCAAGTCGGAGATCGAGCTGTTCGCCGGTCTGCCGACGCAGGACAAGGACCCGCGCAAGTCACTGCACATCGACGAGGTCCCGATCCCGCCGCTCGGCCCGAACGAGGTCCTGATCGCGCCGATGGCCTCGGCGCTCAACTACAACACGGTCTGGACCTCGATCTTCGAGCCGGTGTCGACCTTCGGCTTCCTCGCCAAGCTCGGTCGGGAAGGCGAACTCGGCGCCCGGCACGACCTCGACTACCACGTCGTCGGCTCCGACGCGGCCGGCGTCGTGCTGCGCACCGGGCCCGGCGTCACCCAGTGGCGGCCCGGCGACCGCGTCACCGTGCACTGCAACTCGGTCGACCTCGAGGGTCCCGAGGGGCACGAGGACTCGATGCTGGACGCCAGCCAGCGCATCTGGGGCTTCGAGACCAACTTCGGGTCCCTGGCCGACGTCTCGCTGGTGAAGGCCAACCAGCTCATGCCGATGCCGACCCACCTCAGCTGGGAGGAGGCGGCATCGCTGGGGCTGGTCCTGGCCACCAGCTACCGGATGCTCGTCGGGGAGAACGCCGCCCGGATGAAGCAGGGCGACGTCGTGCTCATCTGGGGCGCGACCGGCGGGATCGGCGGATTCGCGACCCAGCTGGTGCTCAACGGCGGCGGCATCCCGGTGTGCGTGGTCTCGAGCGAGGAGAAGGCGCAGGTCCTGCGCGCCATCGGGGCCGAGCACGTCATCGACCGCAAGGCCGAGGGCTACCGGTTCACCGACGACGACGGCCGACCCGACTACGCCGAGATGCGGCGCTTCGGCAAGAAGATCCGCGAGCTGGTCGGCCGCGATCCCGACATCGTGTTCGAGCACCCCGGTCGCACGACGTTCGGCGCGTCGGTGTTCGTGGCCCGGCGCGGCGGGACCATCGTGACCTGCGCGTCCACCTCCGGCTACCTGCACGAGTACGACAACCGCTACCTGTGGATGCATCTCAAGCGGATCCTGGGGTCCCACTTCGCCAACTACCACGAGGCGTGGCAGGCGAACCGACTGGTCGACCTCGGCATGATCCACCCGATCCTGTCGAAGACCTACCCCCTCGAGCAGGCGGCCCAGGGCGCCTACGAGATGCACCACAACCTGCACGCCGGCAAGATCGGGGTGTTGGTCGGCGCCCCGGAGGAGGGGCTCGGCGTGCTCGACCACGCCAAGCGCGAGCGCCACGCCGAGCGGATCGCGGCGTTCCGCGCGTTCGAGTAG